The following nucleotide sequence is from Synchiropus splendidus isolate RoL2022-P1 chromosome 1, RoL_Sspl_1.0, whole genome shotgun sequence.
CTCGAGATATTTCACATCCGGTTGTTATTGTTTTTCGCTCTGCGCGCACGCGAGTGATCCTGCGTGGCCATTGGCTGCCATCAGTGATGACGACGACGGTCGCGACCTCTCATTGGCTCGCGGAGGGCGCGTGCACCTGCACATGTGCTTCCGGCGGGCAGGAGGAGACAagaagacagaggagggagGCAGCAGCTTAGTGGAGACGGCAACCCTCTCATTATTATGGTCCTCGGACAGAGAGCTGGACTTATGACCGGAGCGCCGTCACGCCGCGTGTATTTGAAATAAACACACGTGTGTCCGTTTACATGCGGTTCGTCTAAATCGGATACGGACCAGGAGGGAGCAACAAGTGGACCCCGGCGTGGAGGCGCTTCTCTCGGGCGATGGAAGAGCAGAAGGAGCCGAGCAGTGGCCGGGACTCGACCGAGGAGGAAAGCATGTCCCTGTCTCCCAACTTGCCCTCTCCGCCCGTCATCCTAGCGCACCAGGCGGCGCAGCAGGCACACCGAACCACCAACTTTTTCATCGACAACATCCTGCGGCCGGACTTCGGCTGCCGCCGGGAGGCTCCGCTGGCGCGGCCGCACGCCGGCAGCCTGTGTCTGGACTCGAACTGCAGCAGTGACAGCACCTcgtcctcaccctcctcctcgtCGTCGTCATCGTCGTCGCCGTCTAACAAACAGTCCAAGCAGGGCGAGGCGGCGGGGAACGGGACTAGCCGGTACCCGGACAGCCCCTCGTCCATCATGGTGATGAGCGGCGGCACTGCCGCGTCTCCGGCCGCGGCGAaagagagccagccgctgctctGGCCCGCCTGGGTCTACTGCACCCGCTACTCGGACCGGCCCTCATCTGGTAAGGCGCTAATCAAGTCCCCGACTAAAGTTATACCGAGCGGGGGAACTCGATATCACATGAGATATTTCCtgccaaatgtatttttacaccCGAGCGTCATCTCCACACCTGTCCGCATTAGATTGGAACTCGAGGTTCCAGATTCTCTTTTCGGTCACATCAAATAAGCTGTATATCGATAAACAAAACACTTAAATACAAGTACAAAGACAATCGTAGTGCAaagtgtggttttttttttgtagcaatTCCATTAAACCTCTAAGCAAATACGATGATTGATTCGCTTAAATCAAATACAATTTTAGCAATTATTCCAAACGGTCCACAAACCACTTAAAATATCCTGCATTATTTTGATAATTCCGCACGGTCGTGAGGCCGATCTTCTACCTTTCTTTCCCGACGTTATTATATTAAAtgtaaccaaaacaaaaaagacattgtATTTGACATCATGAGTGCTGCAGTGTCTTTTACATTCCTATTTATTACAAACAGCTGATACTTTGTTGTGGTTTAGCGGCTAATTCTGGAGCCACGTGCTTTTTGATGCGTCTATGTTTGAGTccagtgtgtttttaatttcTCTTTGAAGCCAGTCTGATGCCTTTGTTATGCTAATTGtagatcatttttcatttactgTGATATGACGCTTTTCTtcctctcacagacacacaccatgACTTTAAAATCCGGCGTGAGAAGTGGGCCACTAACTGAAGTTAAATGCCTCTGCGTGCCTGTGTCTGCAGCCTCCTTATCTCTTCTTTAAAATCACTGTTTGACTTTCCGCCAAGAACTCGGGTTCAGATTTTATCACAACGATTTTCTGTTTTAAATCTTTGGCGGCTTAATACAGTCAGAATTTGTTGGTGGCGTTGCTGCAGATACTTCAGTTTTAAAAGCGTGAAATGCCTTTATTTATTGAGTTTTGCGCAAAACCCACGCGTGTTGTGCGACGTTTGACATTCGGACGCTCGTCCCAAACAGAAACATTTGGGAAATACATACACCTAATCAGCAAAGGAATTTATTAAACATAACACTGATATGTGTGAAAAATAATAGGTTTGTATTTTTGCGGTGTGTTAAACCTACTTAttcacacgcaaacacacactatATTTGTTTTATAGCCCCGCAAAAAAGACATTGCGATATATTCTCAGCAATTTTATACTAATATGCACAAATCATCGATGTTTTTCTCCAATTATTATTGCTTCATGCCGTAATTGCCATCAATTCCGCCATCATCCGTGTTTACGATCATGGTATTACTGTATGTATGAGTGGGTCAGAATCAGTCGTGACTAGCTCACGCTTTGTGGATCGCTAGTATTAGTATTGTCAACATTATTAATTAAAATGGAGCAATTTAATGGCGATTTAATATGAAGGCAAAGGACGGAAAATACCTCATTCTATCTCGGCTTGTAAATTTACTCAAGGCTTTtcagaaatgagaaaaacactaaattttatattgtgttttgttttattgtattaatTTGGATTAGATTTTGGTCCGTTTGTTATATGTGTAAATACCGTTTTAATGATAAAtcgcattattattattccagcGAGTGCTTCACATGAATGAGAATGGATCGTAAGAACGtcacttcattttcatatttaccACACCATTTTTGAGTTTTAAAGACGATATATGAATCCAACTTAAAGAAATGAAATTCACAAAATAAACTGACACAAAAGCCAGCGACGAGCATCAGCGGatgttactgttttttttagtttgagtttccttttttttttttaatcaatgacCAGTCTCAGCTGTGCCGTAAAATATCTGATCATGAATGTTAAAGTGTCAAAATGTATAAAACCCATTCGTTTTAATTTTTTCCTCAATTAATTATAGTTTACATGTTTTAACTTCTTCAAATAAACACATCACTATATATTGTAATGAtaactattttttaaatatatatatataaaaaaaaagatatatccATTGTGCGTATTTTAACTGTATTTTCACATctcttttgtattttaatgtgtACATGTAACGGCCATTACTCCAAAACGTGAATGTCTGGCGTACAAAATATTGAAAGacttggaaaaagtattcaaagAAATACAATCTTTTTGTCGAAAGGCTTCATAATGGAGTCGTTACTTCAGGTCAGGTTTGAAGAAAAACAGTTATTCTCAGCGATCCACAATACACCACAGAAATACCAGAGGAATTGattcagacatttaaaaaaaatctgcgaCTTTCTTTTCCTGGCCTCTTGGAATCTCAGACTTGACCCATGGTGTGTAACAGCTGGTTGTACAATAACTGATCTTTGTTTTCTAAAACTGATAAAAAGAGTGTGCTTTTTTTCTCTGCGGTCATGAACACCAGATGACATCTAAATATGAGTTTTGAGTGAGCGTGTGACTTGATCGACAACAGGTCAAGACGCGCATAGTTCTTGTTCTGGCATTAAATCAGACACAAAGCTACAGCTAGTTTGTGTACAGACAACAATAAAAAGTGCTTGTAGCATGATTGTGACACACTCAGAGTGTGTTGGAGTAGAACGTGATCCTACTGCGACAGTGACACAGCTGGAGTTTCAGTATCTCGTGAACCAGGACCAAACGTTGGATGAGCACTTTAACTACCTGTGCTGTTTCAACATACATGCTTCAGGTGACACCTGCACACTGTCCGGGCTCAGCCCTGCAGGCGCAGACTCCAGATGTGCCGGACTGGATCTCAAATCCAGGGGTGTTGCATCTGTAAAGCATGGATGAATAGATATCTGTTGTCCCCACTGGCATTTACGTGTTCGTCTCCATTGTTGTTTGCACACCAGGCCCGAGGACACGcaaactgaagaagaagaagagcagcaagGAGGACAAGCGGCCGCGGACCGCCTTCACAGCCGAGCAGCTTCAGAGACTCAAAACTGAGTTCCAGGCCAACCGCTACATCACAGAGCAGCGGAGACAGTCTCTGGCCCAGGAACTCAACCTGAACGAGTCCCAGATCaaaatctggttccagaacaaGCGGGCCAAGATTAAAAAGGCCACAGGCTACAAGAACGGGCTGGCGCTGCAGCTGATGGCCCAAGGACTGTACAACCACTCCACCACCACCGTGCAGGAGGACAAGGAGGACAGCGAGTGACCGGGGACAAGCggggtatttaaaaaaaaaaaaaacaacaaaaaaacacacagatttCTGTTTACGAACTCTATGGACTGGATTctataaataaaacagtcattA
It contains:
- the LOC128746815 gene encoding homeobox protein engrailed-1-B-like, translated to MEEQKEPSSGRDSTEEESMSLSPNLPSPPVILAHQAAQQAHRTTNFFIDNILRPDFGCRREAPLARPHAGSLCLDSNCSSDSTSSSPSSSSSSSSSPSNKQSKQGEAAGNGTSRYPDSPSSIMVMSGGTAASPAAAKESQPLLWPAWVYCTRYSDRPSSGPRTRKLKKKKSSKEDKRPRTAFTAEQLQRLKTEFQANRYITEQRRQSLAQELNLNESQIKIWFQNKRAKIKKATGYKNGLALQLMAQGLYNHSTTTVQEDKEDSE